The Nitrospirota bacterium genome window below encodes:
- the pnp gene encoding polyribonucleotide nucleotidyltransferase, producing the protein MAHVVEIELAGRTLRLETGRMAKQAGGAVLASYGDTVVLATAVASQTIKPGTDFLPLTVDYQEKAYAAGKIPGGYFKREGRPSEKEVLTSRLIDRPLRPLFPEGYYYETQVIAAVLSADQTGSSDVVGITAASAAVTISDIPFDGPVAGVKIGRVNGQFVINPDLETLERSDLHLVVAGTADAVMMVEGGASELPESVMIDAIEAAHAEIKKIVAKIGELRNLAGKPKRTVQTEQIDPALTEAVREATAGPIREAILIPNKSARQERLDQVRAEAVGKLKNDDPNRERHVKLVFHSLEYDEVRRMILDRGIRADGRGPADIRPVTCEVGILPRTHGSALFTRGETQSLAVVTLGSTEDEQRIDALEGEYYRTFMLHYNFPPFSVGEARPLRSPGRREVGHGALAERALKPVIPTKEAFPYTLRLVSDILESNGSSSMATVCGGTLALMDAGVPIKEPVAGIAMGLIKEGERVVVLSDILGLEDHLGDMDFKVTGTKNGVTALQMDIKIAGITPTLMRQALEQARTGRLYILGRMAEALKEPRPNLSPFAPRIFTLKIKQDKIRDVIGPGGKVIRGIIAECGVKINVEDTGDISIAAVDEASAKKAIEMIERLTAEVEVGKIYLGTVRKIMDFGAFVEILPGTDGLVHISQLAHHRVKSVADEVSEGDQVMVKVLEIDKQGKIRLSRKEAMAAPSVPEKS; encoded by the coding sequence ATGGCGCACGTCGTTGAGATCGAGTTGGCGGGCCGGACCCTGCGGTTGGAGACCGGGCGCATGGCCAAGCAGGCCGGCGGGGCGGTGCTGGCCTCGTACGGGGACACGGTGGTGCTGGCGACGGCGGTCGCCTCCCAGACGATCAAACCGGGGACCGATTTTTTGCCCTTGACGGTGGACTATCAGGAAAAGGCCTACGCGGCGGGCAAGATTCCCGGCGGGTATTTCAAGCGGGAGGGCCGTCCGTCGGAAAAGGAAGTGCTGACCAGCCGGCTGATCGACCGGCCGCTGCGGCCGCTGTTCCCGGAAGGCTACTACTACGAGACGCAGGTGATTGCGGCGGTCCTCTCGGCCGACCAGACCGGCTCCTCCGACGTGGTGGGCATCACGGCCGCCTCGGCGGCGGTGACGATCTCGGACATCCCGTTCGACGGGCCGGTCGCCGGGGTCAAGATCGGCCGGGTGAACGGGCAGTTCGTCATCAACCCCGACCTCGAGACCCTGGAGCGGAGCGATCTGCACCTCGTGGTGGCCGGCACGGCCGACGCGGTCATGATGGTCGAGGGAGGAGCGAGCGAGTTGCCGGAGTCGGTGATGATCGACGCGATCGAGGCGGCCCACGCGGAGATCAAGAAGATCGTAGCCAAGATCGGGGAGCTGAGGAACCTCGCCGGAAAGCCCAAGCGGACCGTCCAGACCGAGCAGATCGACCCGGCCCTGACCGAGGCCGTGCGCGAGGCCACGGCCGGGCCGATCCGGGAGGCGATCCTGATCCCGAACAAGAGCGCGCGCCAGGAGCGGCTGGACCAAGTCCGGGCGGAGGCGGTCGGCAAGCTCAAGAACGACGACCCGAATCGCGAGCGGCACGTCAAGCTCGTCTTCCACTCGCTGGAGTACGACGAGGTGCGCCGGATGATCCTCGATCGCGGGATCCGGGCGGACGGCCGGGGGCCGGCCGACATCCGGCCGGTCACCTGCGAGGTCGGAATCCTGCCGAGGACCCACGGGTCCGCCCTCTTCACCAGGGGCGAGACGCAGAGCCTGGCGGTCGTGACGCTCGGCTCCACGGAAGACGAGCAGCGCATTGACGCGCTGGAGGGCGAGTACTACCGGACCTTCATGCTGCACTACAACTTCCCCCCGTTCAGCGTCGGGGAGGCCCGGCCGCTCCGCTCTCCGGGACGGCGCGAGGTCGGGCACGGGGCGCTCGCCGAGCGGGCGCTGAAACCGGTGATCCCCACCAAGGAGGCGTTCCCGTACACGTTGCGGCTGGTGTCCGACATCCTGGAGTCCAACGGATCCTCCTCCATGGCCACCGTGTGCGGCGGCACGCTCGCGCTCATGGACGCGGGCGTGCCGATCAAAGAGCCCGTCGCGGGGATCGCCATGGGCCTGATCAAGGAAGGCGAACGGGTGGTCGTGCTGTCCGACATCCTGGGCCTGGAGGACCACCTCGGCGACATGGACTTCAAGGTCACGGGGACGAAGAACGGCGTCACGGCGCTCCAGATGGACATCAAGATTGCCGGGATTACGCCGACCCTGATGCGCCAGGCGCTGGAACAGGCCAGGACCGGCCGGCTCTACATCCTGGGACGGATGGCCGAGGCGCTGAAAGAGCCGCGCCCGAACCTCTCGCCCTTCGCGCCGCGCATCTTCACCCTCAAGATCAAACAAGACAAGATCCGCGACGTGATCGGGCCGGGCGGGAAGGTCATCCGCGGCATCATCGCGGAATGCGGGGTCAAGATCAACGTCGAGGACACGGGCGACATCTCGATCGCGGCGGTGGACGAGGCTTCGGCCAAGAAGGCCATCGAGATGATCGAGCGGCTGACCGCGGAGGTCGAGGTCGGCAAGATCTACCTGGGCACGGTCCGGAAGATCATGGACTTCGGCGCGTTCGTGGAGATCCTGCCGGGCACCGACGGGCTCGTGCACATCTCCCAGCTCGCGCACCACCGGGTGAAGTCCGTGGCGGACGAGGTCTCGGAAGGCGATCAGGTCATGGTCAAGGTGCTGGAGATCGACAAGCAGGGGAAGATTCGCTTGAGCCGCAAGGAGGCGATGGCGGCTCCCTCGGTCCCCGAGAAGTCGTAG
- the rimP gene encoding ribosome maturation factor RimP: MLRMGEPLRTGVFGEAARVAERVRTIVAPIARALALDLVDVECAGQGGRTVVRVFIDKPGGVTLQDCEQVHQSLGRALDVEDPIPHAYTLEVSSPGLDRPLKRREDYQRAVGKLVNLKLRQPWNGQWRVVASLLAVGDGGVTMAGLAQDPEQTTLVPWDMIGEARLEAEW; the protein is encoded by the coding sequence GTGCTTCGGATGGGGGAGCCGCTGCGGACCGGGGTGTTCGGCGAGGCGGCGCGGGTCGCCGAGCGGGTCCGGACGATCGTTGCGCCCATCGCGCGCGCGTTGGCCCTCGACCTCGTCGACGTGGAGTGTGCGGGGCAGGGGGGCCGGACGGTGGTCCGGGTCTTCATCGACAAGCCGGGGGGCGTCACCCTCCAGGATTGCGAGCAGGTGCACCAGTCGCTGGGGCGGGCGCTCGACGTGGAAGACCCGATCCCGCACGCCTATACGCTCGAGGTGTCCTCGCCGGGCCTGGATCGGCCTCTCAAGAGGCGCGAGGACTATCAGCGTGCAGTCGGGAAGCTCGTGAATCTGAAGCTGCGCCAGCCTTGGAACGGGCAGTGGCGGGTGGTGGCCAGCCTGCTGGCAGTGGGAGACGGGGGCGTCACGATGGCCGGCTTGGCCCAGGATCCGGAGCAGACCACGCTCGTTCCGTGGGACATGATCGGAGAAGCGCGGCTGGAAGCAGAGTGGTAG
- the nusA gene encoding transcription termination factor NusA has product MNRELIAVIDQIGREKGIDKAKVIGAVEAALQTAAKKRFGQGENIQVQIDPKTGEISVVSLKTIVETVTNPKAEISLAEARRVDSEAEVGDEIGSMIEMDELGRIAAQTAKQVICQKVREAEWEAVQREYSTRQGELVTGIILGQERRNYLVDLGKTEAILPMQEQIPRESYRRGDRIKAYLVEVRRTPKDVQVILSRAHPQFVAKLFELEVPEVTEKIVEIKGIVREPGDRTKIAVASRDKAVDPVGACVGIKGSRVQAVVRELRGEKIDIIAWTSDPRVFIAEALNPATIEKVGVDEEKKSALVVVADSQLSLAIGKNGQNVRLAAKLTGWKIDIISATEYEKEKAERDKEIKAALAEEAQAQREEEEARAQRAAALAAEAAEASSVQDGSPATTPEGAQA; this is encoded by the coding sequence ATGAACCGAGAATTGATCGCGGTGATCGACCAGATCGGACGCGAAAAGGGCATCGACAAGGCCAAGGTGATCGGCGCGGTGGAAGCCGCGCTCCAGACTGCGGCCAAGAAGCGGTTCGGCCAGGGTGAAAACATCCAGGTCCAGATCGATCCGAAGACCGGCGAGATCTCCGTGGTCTCACTCAAGACGATCGTCGAGACCGTGACGAATCCCAAGGCCGAGATTTCGCTGGCCGAAGCGCGGCGCGTCGACAGCGAGGCCGAAGTCGGGGACGAGATCGGGTCCATGATCGAGATGGACGAGCTGGGACGGATCGCGGCCCAGACGGCCAAGCAGGTGATCTGCCAGAAGGTCCGGGAGGCCGAGTGGGAAGCGGTCCAGCGCGAATATTCCACCCGCCAGGGGGAGTTGGTCACCGGCATCATCCTGGGGCAGGAGCGGCGGAACTACCTCGTGGACTTGGGCAAGACGGAAGCGATCCTGCCGATGCAGGAGCAGATCCCGCGGGAGTCCTACCGGCGGGGAGACCGGATCAAGGCCTATCTCGTGGAGGTTCGTCGCACGCCCAAGGACGTCCAGGTGATTCTGTCCCGCGCCCATCCCCAGTTCGTTGCCAAGCTCTTCGAGCTGGAGGTTCCCGAAGTGACGGAGAAGATCGTGGAGATCAAGGGCATCGTGCGGGAGCCGGGCGACCGGACGAAAATCGCGGTGGCCTCGCGCGACAAGGCGGTCGATCCGGTCGGGGCCTGCGTGGGGATCAAAGGGTCGCGCGTGCAGGCGGTGGTGCGGGAGTTGCGCGGGGAAAAGATCGACATCATCGCCTGGACTTCGGACCCCCGGGTCTTCATCGCCGAGGCGCTGAACCCGGCGACGATCGAGAAGGTCGGCGTCGACGAGGAAAAAAAGTCGGCGCTGGTGGTGGTGGCGGACTCGCAGCTCTCCCTGGCGATCGGGAAGAACGGACAGAACGTCCGCCTCGCCGCCAAGCTGACCGGCTGGAAGATCGACATCATCAGCGCCACCGAGTACGAGAAGGAGAAGGCCGAGCGCGACAAGGAGATCAAGGCGGCGCTGGCCGAGGAGGCGCAGGCCCAACGTGAAGAAGAGGAGGCCAGGGCCCAACGGGCGGCGGCCCTTGCCGCTGAAGCGGCGGAGGCCTCGTCCGTCCAGGACGGGTCGCCAGCGACGACGCCGGAGGGGGCTCAGGCCTAA
- the dat gene encoding D-amino-acid transaminase has translation MGEVGFVNGRFMPLEQATVPVEDRGYQFGDGVYEVVRTYRGAPFQLEAHLARLERSAQAIGLPLPYRAQQWADFVAEGIKLAGFGESKIYIQLTRGVAPRDHLFPASPRPTAVMTVRELQPLPLSFHANGVEAITLEDVRWGRCDIKSVNLLPNVMARQRAREAGAFEAILVREGEVTEGAVSNVLAVHGGILLTPPEGSRILSGVTRAVTLSLARKEGLTVQERSVRLDELRAAQEIMLTGTTVEVLPVVGLDGKPVGTGRPGEVSGLLLDRFRQLTGPAA, from the coding sequence ATGGGCGAAGTGGGGTTCGTCAACGGCCGGTTCATGCCGCTGGAGCAGGCGACCGTGCCGGTCGAAGACCGCGGCTATCAATTCGGCGACGGGGTCTATGAAGTCGTCCGCACGTACCGAGGCGCGCCGTTCCAGCTCGAGGCGCACCTGGCCCGGCTCGAGCGGAGCGCCCAGGCCATCGGACTCCCCCTCCCGTATCGGGCCCAGCAATGGGCGGACTTCGTCGCCGAGGGCATCAAGTTGGCCGGGTTCGGAGAGAGCAAAATCTATATCCAGCTCACACGGGGCGTTGCGCCGAGGGACCATCTGTTCCCCGCCTCCCCACGTCCCACCGCGGTCATGACCGTGCGGGAGTTGCAGCCTCTGCCTCTCTCCTTCCATGCGAACGGGGTGGAGGCCATCACGCTGGAAGATGTCCGCTGGGGGCGATGCGACATCAAGAGCGTGAACCTGCTGCCGAACGTGATGGCCCGGCAGCGTGCCAGGGAGGCCGGCGCCTTCGAGGCGATTTTGGTGCGGGAAGGCGAGGTGACCGAAGGAGCGGTCAGCAACGTGCTGGCGGTGCATGGCGGCATCTTGCTGACCCCGCCAGAAGGTTCGCGCATCCTGTCCGGAGTGACGAGGGCGGTGACGCTCTCCCTGGCCCGCAAAGAAGGTCTCACGGTTCAGGAACGTTCGGTGCGGCTGGACGAGCTGCGGGCCGCCCAGGAGATCATGCTGACCGGCACCACGGTCGAAGTGCTGCCGGTGGTCGGGCTCGATGGCAAACCGGTCGGGACTGGCCGACCCGGCGAGGTGTCCGGCCTCTTGTTGGACCGCTTCCGGCAGTTGACCGGCCCGGCTGCCTAG
- the infB gene encoding translation initiation factor IF-2, translating to MRVYELAKKLGMENRDLIPELKRMGIAVVSHSSALDETAVQKALDRFSPKAKGDGHAAAKRSEDHPESGKTGLHRGTAQAKEARSAVAEVARQPAKAGAAKTAPLVAEEPPKPDKKRILIKRKRAEEELAGEAVAATLPEAVVPPPSAPVAPAEGPSGLTVPPAVQVSPVEEAAGVSAPVHVLPRIEPPSPQPAPTIHPPAAPPPAAAQVPVAATVGLEGGPAEKRKPGLEALVSEPSGLKDKLKKPKKPGRARDDEALRFREDAARWQDLRAIPVHRRDERARHLQPSAVTEITKPRKKTIKLAPGLTVKDFAELVGQRPGDIIKKLMEMGQMLTLNQAMNLDAAQLIAEGMGLKAEAATEKQGEELLAEAAEWAEEERLEPRPPVVTIMGHVDHGKTSLLDAIRQTKVTEQEAGGITQHIGAYTVQVHGKPITFLDTPGHEAFTAMRARGAKITDIVVLVVAADDGVMPQTVEAIHHATAANVPIIVAINKIDKPGANPDRVKHALSEHNLIPESWGGQTIFAEVSAKQKVGLDSLLEMILLQAEVLELKADPHRLAKGAVVEAKLDRGRGPVATVLVQGGTLRVGDAFVVGTFSGRVRALVTDTGAKIAEAGPAVPVEVIGLPGVPSAGESFIVVKDERVAREIAESRLQKQRAEELAAGATRVSLDDLYSRIKEGEVKELALVIKSDVQGSAEALSSAVEKLSGAAVKLQVIHAGVGGITETDVLLASASRAIIIGFNIRPEPKAAALAEREGVDIRLYSVIYDAIADIKAAMEGLLEPTLKERVLGRAEVRQVFTIPKVGVIAGCYVTDGTIARASAGVRVIRDHVTVYEGRIGSLRRFKDDVREVQQGYECGIGVENFGDIKTGDVLEVFVVDKVAAKL from the coding sequence ATGCGAGTCTACGAACTGGCTAAGAAGCTCGGGATGGAAAACCGGGACCTGATCCCCGAACTCAAGCGCATGGGCATCGCCGTGGTCTCGCACAGCAGCGCCCTGGACGAGACCGCGGTCCAGAAGGCGCTCGATCGGTTCTCACCCAAGGCCAAGGGCGACGGACATGCCGCCGCCAAGCGGAGCGAGGATCACCCGGAATCGGGCAAGACCGGACTCCACAGAGGAACGGCCCAGGCGAAGGAGGCCAGGTCGGCCGTCGCGGAGGTCGCGCGGCAACCAGCCAAGGCGGGTGCGGCAAAAACGGCCCCCCTCGTTGCGGAAGAGCCCCCGAAGCCTGACAAGAAACGGATCCTGATCAAGCGTAAGAGAGCCGAGGAGGAGCTGGCCGGTGAGGCGGTCGCAGCGACCCTGCCCGAGGCCGTCGTTCCCCCTCCCAGTGCTCCGGTGGCACCTGCCGAGGGTCCCTCGGGATTGACCGTGCCGCCGGCGGTGCAGGTCTCGCCCGTCGAGGAGGCCGCCGGCGTCAGCGCGCCGGTCCATGTCCTCCCCAGAATCGAGCCTCCAAGTCCTCAGCCGGCCCCGACCATCCACCCGCCCGCTGCGCCCCCGCCTGCGGCCGCCCAGGTTCCCGTTGCTGCGACCGTCGGACTCGAAGGAGGACCGGCGGAAAAGCGCAAGCCGGGGCTCGAGGCCCTTGTCAGCGAGCCGTCCGGACTCAAGGACAAGCTCAAGAAGCCCAAGAAGCCGGGTCGGGCGCGAGACGACGAGGCGCTCCGCTTCCGGGAAGACGCAGCCCGCTGGCAGGACCTGCGGGCCATCCCGGTCCATCGGCGGGACGAACGGGCGCGACACCTTCAGCCCTCGGCCGTCACGGAGATCACCAAGCCCCGCAAAAAGACGATCAAGCTCGCCCCCGGCCTGACCGTCAAGGACTTCGCCGAGCTGGTCGGGCAGCGTCCCGGCGACATCATCAAGAAGCTCATGGAAATGGGGCAGATGCTCACCCTCAACCAGGCGATGAACCTGGATGCCGCGCAGTTGATCGCGGAGGGGATGGGGCTGAAGGCCGAGGCGGCCACCGAAAAGCAAGGCGAGGAGCTGCTGGCGGAGGCGGCCGAATGGGCCGAGGAGGAGCGGCTGGAACCGAGGCCGCCGGTCGTGACCATCATGGGGCACGTGGACCACGGCAAGACCTCCCTCCTGGACGCGATCCGGCAGACCAAGGTCACCGAGCAGGAGGCGGGCGGCATCACCCAGCACATCGGCGCCTACACGGTGCAGGTCCACGGCAAGCCGATCACGTTCCTGGACACGCCGGGGCACGAGGCCTTCACGGCCATGCGGGCGCGCGGGGCCAAGATTACGGACATCGTCGTGCTCGTGGTCGCGGCCGACGACGGGGTGATGCCGCAGACCGTCGAGGCGATCCACCACGCGACGGCCGCGAATGTCCCGATCATCGTCGCGATCAACAAGATCGACAAGCCCGGGGCCAATCCGGACCGGGTCAAGCACGCGCTGTCGGAGCACAACCTCATTCCCGAGTCCTGGGGGGGACAGACGATCTTCGCGGAGGTGTCCGCCAAGCAGAAAGTCGGGCTCGACTCGCTGCTGGAAATGATCCTGCTCCAAGCCGAGGTGCTGGAGCTGAAGGCCGATCCCCACCGCCTGGCCAAAGGCGCGGTCGTGGAGGCCAAACTGGACCGGGGGCGCGGCCCCGTGGCCACGGTGCTGGTGCAGGGCGGCACCCTGCGGGTCGGCGACGCCTTCGTCGTCGGGACGTTCAGCGGCCGCGTGCGGGCCTTGGTCACCGACACGGGCGCGAAGATCGCCGAGGCGGGGCCCGCGGTGCCGGTCGAGGTCATCGGCCTGCCGGGCGTGCCGTCGGCCGGAGAGTCGTTCATCGTCGTGAAGGACGAGCGGGTCGCGCGCGAGATCGCCGAGTCCCGCCTCCAGAAACAGCGGGCCGAGGAGCTGGCGGCGGGCGCCACGCGGGTCTCGCTCGACGACCTCTACAGCCGCATCAAGGAAGGCGAGGTCAAGGAGCTCGCCCTCGTCATCAAGTCGGACGTGCAGGGTTCGGCCGAGGCCTTGTCCAGCGCGGTCGAAAAGCTGTCCGGCGCCGCCGTGAAGCTGCAGGTGATCCACGCCGGCGTGGGGGGCATCACGGAGACCGACGTCCTGCTGGCTTCGGCTTCCCGGGCCATCATCATCGGGTTCAACATCCGGCCCGAGCCCAAGGCCGCGGCCCTGGCCGAGCGCGAGGGCGTGGACATCCGGCTGTACTCGGTCATTTACGACGCGATCGCCGACATCAAGGCCGCCATGGAAGGATTGCTGGAGCCGACGCTGAAGGAGCGCGTGCTGGGGCGCGCCGAAGTGCGGCAGGTGTTCACCATCCCGAAGGTCGGCGTGATCGCGGGCTGCTACGTCACCGACGGGACCATCGCCCGGGCCAGCGCCGGCGTCCGCGTGATCCGGGACCACGTCACGGTCTACGAGGGCCGGATCGGCTCGCTCCGCCGGTTCAAGGACGACGTGCGCGAAGTGCAGCAGGGCTACGAGTGCGGCATCGGCGTCGAGAACTTCGGCGACATCAAGACCGGCGATGTGCTCGAGGTCTTCGTGGTTGACAAGGTGGCGGCCAAGCTCTGA
- the rpsO gene encoding 30S ribosomal protein S15 — protein MALTKEAKTEMVQQHRRHGEDTGSPEVQIAILTNRIAYLTEHFKLHKKDHHSRRGLLQLVGRRRRLLDYLRDADEERYRAVLDRLGIRK, from the coding sequence ATGGCGCTGACGAAGGAAGCAAAAACCGAAATGGTGCAGCAGCATCGGCGGCACGGGGAGGACACGGGCTCCCCGGAGGTGCAGATCGCGATTCTGACGAATCGCATCGCCTACCTGACCGAGCACTTCAAGCTCCACAAGAAGGACCACCATTCCCGGAGGGGCTTGCTGCAACTGGTCGGCCGCCGCCGGCGGTTGCTGGATTACCTTCGCGATGCGGACGAAGAGCGGTACCGGGCGGTCTTGGACCGGCTCGGGATCAGAAAGTAA
- the truB gene encoding tRNA pseudouridine(55) synthase TruB, with the protein MAERPRSVGSRPTPGAGVADGILVVKKAAGWTSHDVVAKLRGLLGDHKVGHAGTLDPAATGVLPVLIGRATRIAEYLLEWDKEYRAVLRLGETTDTQDATGTILARRSTEGLTEEAIRSAVLGFQGRVVQLPPMYSAVKVGGVPLYKAARAGRTVARGPREVTVYAIEVLGIEGRDVSLSVRCSKGTYIRTLCADIGEALQVGGHLLTLERTRVGPLDIERALTVEEIQSRFLLGRLAEDLVTLDQALDRFPALTVEDATARRVLHGVPVPHRSVAGTEGGRSVDLTAGQLVRLKDAAGRLLALGLVRERSGAHQGGGSEGSGWTIAIQKVLMDSR; encoded by the coding sequence ATGGCTGAGCGCCCGCGGTCGGTCGGCTCCCGCCCGACGCCGGGAGCCGGCGTAGCGGACGGCATCCTGGTCGTCAAGAAGGCGGCCGGCTGGACCTCCCACGACGTGGTGGCCAAGCTGCGGGGCCTGCTCGGAGACCACAAGGTCGGACACGCCGGCACCCTTGATCCGGCCGCAACCGGCGTGCTGCCGGTCCTGATCGGCCGGGCGACGCGGATCGCCGAGTACCTGCTGGAGTGGGACAAAGAATACCGGGCGGTCCTCCGGCTGGGCGAGACGACGGACACCCAGGACGCGACCGGCACGATCCTCGCCCGGCGGTCGACGGAAGGGCTGACCGAGGAAGCCATCCGTTCGGCGGTCTTGGGCTTCCAGGGGCGAGTCGTCCAGTTGCCGCCGATGTATTCGGCGGTGAAGGTCGGTGGGGTCCCGCTCTACAAGGCGGCTCGCGCGGGCCGAACCGTCGCGCGCGGCCCACGCGAGGTGACGGTCTACGCGATCGAGGTGCTCGGCATCGAAGGGCGCGATGTGTCGCTCTCGGTCCGGTGCTCCAAGGGGACCTACATCCGGACGCTCTGCGCCGACATCGGCGAAGCGCTCCAGGTCGGCGGCCATTTGCTGACGTTGGAGCGGACCAGGGTCGGGCCTCTGGACATCGAGCGTGCGCTGACCGTCGAGGAGATCCAGTCCCGGTTCCTGCTCGGGCGCCTGGCCGAGGATCTGGTCACGCTCGATCAGGCCCTGGACCGGTTTCCGGCCCTCACGGTCGAGGACGCGACGGCCCGGCGGGTTCTCCACGGGGTGCCGGTCCCCCACAGGTCGGTGGCGGGGACGGAAGGCGGCCGCTCGGTGGACCTGACGGCCGGCCAGCTCGTCCGGCTGAAGGATGCAGCCGGCCGGTTGCTGGCGTTGGGTCTGGTACGGGAGCGCTCCGGCGCCCACCAGGGCGGGGGATCCGAAGGATCGGGTTGGACGATCGCCATTCAAAAAGTGTTGATGGACAGTCGGTAG
- a CDS encoding DUF503 domain-containing protein, which yields MVIGLCTVELYIPDGHSLKSKRQVLLSLKDRLRDKFNVSVAEVGDQNLWQKAVLGIACVANERAYVNQVLDQAVNLIRSVPPVELVQSRIELL from the coding sequence ATGGTCATTGGGCTCTGCACGGTCGAGCTGTACATCCCGGACGGGCACTCGCTGAAGTCGAAGCGGCAGGTGCTCCTGAGCCTGAAAGACCGTCTGCGCGACAAGTTCAACGTCTCGGTCGCCGAAGTCGGCGACCAGAACTTGTGGCAGAAGGCGGTGCTCGGGATCGCCTGCGTGGCGAACGAGCGGGCCTACGTGAACCAGGTGTTGGACCAGGCGGTGAATCTGATCCGGTCCGTGCCGCCGGTCGAGTTGGTGCAATCCCGGATCGAGCTGCTGTGA
- the rbfA gene encoding 30S ribosome-binding factor RbfA, whose translation MTKTAYKRATRVADQIRMEVADIIMRKTKDPRLGRVTVTDVELTSDLRLARVYVTAGLDAQQEAEVFAGLAKASGFIRSELGRRLRLRYTPELSFHKDLSGPRGDRILTLLEELGAQEPAGRSEPGTEQHDEP comes from the coding sequence ATGACGAAGACGGCGTACAAGCGGGCCACCCGCGTGGCGGACCAGATCCGCATGGAAGTGGCCGACATCATCATGCGCAAGACCAAGGACCCGCGGCTGGGCCGCGTCACGGTGACGGACGTGGAGCTGACGAGCGACCTCCGGCTGGCCCGGGTCTACGTCACGGCCGGGCTCGACGCGCAGCAGGAGGCGGAAGTGTTCGCGGGGCTGGCCAAGGCGAGCGGATTCATCCGGTCGGAGCTCGGGCGACGGCTTCGCCTGCGGTACACCCCCGAGTTGAGCTTCCACAAGGATCTCAGCGGTCCCCGGGGAGACCGGATCCTCACCCTCCTGGAAGAGCTCGGCGCACAGGAACCGGCCGGGCGCTCGGAGCCGGGAACGGAACAGCACGATGAACCCTGA
- a CDS encoding protease inhibitor I42 family protein: protein MVGIQLRTEGPGADPDRDARPITAMVGGSFQIHLWEDRTRGEQWVPSYDPQALVLVSDEFLRTTSNNAVDSGRRTFEFRSLASGTHRLVFEKRMGWKFTAEDRRVFLVRATDGALPAGGTGAG, encoded by the coding sequence ATGGTCGGAATCCAGTTGAGGACTGAAGGACCGGGGGCCGATCCCGATCGCGATGCCCGACCCATCACGGCGATGGTGGGGGGCAGCTTCCAGATCCACCTGTGGGAGGATCGGACGAGGGGGGAACAGTGGGTTCCGTCCTACGATCCGCAGGCGCTCGTGCTGGTGAGCGACGAGTTTCTGCGCACGACCAGCAACAACGCCGTGGATTCCGGGCGGCGAACCTTCGAGTTTCGCTCCTTGGCGTCCGGGACCCACCGCCTGGTCTTCGAAAAGCGCATGGGCTGGAAGTTCACCGCCGAGGACCGCCGCGTCTTCCTCGTGCGAGCGACGGACGGAGCGCTTCCCGCCGGAGGCACGGGAGCCGGCTGA